One window of Bacillus sp. THAF10 genomic DNA carries:
- a CDS encoding DUF1294 domain-containing protein, translating to MAKAYAHNAHLEDMMEVLIGYYLFMNILGFIIMKADKQRAIEHRWRVPELHLWGIAMLGGALGEWMGMTTYRHKTKHLSFRVGLPSMTIIHIGLWGYFLFVQ from the coding sequence CTCACTTGGAGGATATGATGGAAGTACTAATCGGCTATTATCTTTTTATGAATATACTTGGATTCATCATCATGAAGGCAGACAAACAACGAGCGATAGAGCATCGTTGGAGAGTGCCTGAACTTCATCTTTGGGGAATAGCCATGCTTGGTGGAGCGCTAGGAGAATGGATGGGCATGACAACATATCGCCATAAAACAAAGCATCTCTCGTTTCGTGTTGGTCTTCCTAGCATGACCATTATCCATATTGGCTTATGGGGATATTTTCTGTTTGTCCAATAA